One part of the Ziziphus jujuba cultivar Dongzao chromosome 2, ASM3175591v1 genome encodes these proteins:
- the LOC107407913 gene encoding shaggy-related protein kinase alpha yields MASVGLTSMGVGVDRLPEEMSAMKIRDDREMEDIVVEGNGTDKGQIIVTTIGGRNGQPKQTLSYVAERVVGHGSFGVVFRAKCLESGETVAIKKVLQDKRYKNRELQTMRLLDHQNVVSLKQYYFSTTEGKDELYLNLVLEYVPETIHRMVKHYSKMNQRMPMIYIKLYSYQIFRALSYIHNCIGVCHRDIKPQNLLVNPYTHQVKLCDFGSAKVLVKDEPNISYICSRYYRAPELIFGATQYTTAIDIWSAGCVLAELMLGHPLFPGDSGVDQLVEIIKVMGTPTKEEIECMNPYYTEFKFPQIKAHPWNKKFHKRMPPQASDLVSRLLQYSPNLRCSLLEALTHPFFDELRDPNTRLTNGRVLPPLFNFKPHELKGVPVDILVKLIPKHARKQCSFPGL; encoded by the exons ATGGCATCTGTTGGGTTGACATCTATGGGTGTTGGTGTTGATAGGTTGCCTGAGGAGATGAGTGCCATGAAAATTAGGGATGATAGA GAAATGGAAGATATAGTTGTTGAAGGTAATGGAACGGATAAAGGGCAGATAATTGTCACAACTATTGGTGGTAGAAATGGCCAGCCAAAGCAG ACACTAAGTTACGTTGCTGAGCGTGTTGTTGGGCATGGATCATTTGGAGTTGTTTTTCGA GCAAAGTGCTTGGAGAGTGGTGAAACTGTGGCCATAAAGAAAGTTCTTCAAGACAAAAGATACAAGAACCGTGAGCTGCAAACTATGCGTCTTCTAGACCACCAAAATGTTGTTTCTTTGAAGCAATATTACTTTTCAACCACTGAAGGAAAAGATGAACTTTATCTTAATTTGGTACTTGAGTATGTTCCTGAAACCATTCACCGCATGGTTAAACACTACAGCAAGATGAACCAAAGGATGCCTATGATATATATTAAGCTTTACAGTTACCAG ATTTTTAGGGCGTTATCTTACATTCATAACTGCATCGGAGTTTGTCATCGGGACATTAAGCCTCAAAATCTTTTG GTGAATCCATACACCCACCAAGTAAAATTATGTGACTTTGGAAGTGCAAAAGTTTTG gTGAAAGATGAGCCAAATATATCTTATATCTGCTCTAGATATTATAGAGCACCAGAGCTTATATTTGGAGCAACTCAGTATACTACTGCAATTGATATCTGGTCTGCTGGTTGTGTTCTTGCAGAGCTAATGCTTGGACAT CCTCTCTTCCCTGGTGATAGTGGAGTTGATCAACTAGTTGAAATTATCAAG GTTATGGGCACTCCTACAAAGGAAGAGATTGAATGCATGAATCCTTACTACACAGAGTTCAAATTTCCTCAAATCAAAGCTCATCCATGGAACAAG AAATTCCACAAGCGTATGCCTCCACAAGCTAGTGATCTGGTTTCAAGACTCTTGCAATACTCTCCTAACCTACGGTGCTCGTTG TTGGAGGCCTTAACCCATCCATTTTTTGACGAACTTCGTGATCCAAACACTCGCCTAACAAATGGGCGTGTTCTTCCCCCACTGTTCAACTTTAAACCTCATG AATTGAAGGGAGTTCCAGTGGATATTTTGGTGAAATTGATCCCAAAGCATGCAAGAAAACAATGCTCCTTTCCTGGTTTGTGA
- the LOC107419587 gene encoding bifunctional D-cysteine desulfhydrase/1-aminocyclopropane-1-carboxylate deaminase, mitochondrial: MSCSPLLCSFRIPAIPISKKKPIFTHQNNRLLTVSLFSHSHSNSHPQHHTQSMEVNDTITNNALGFDFLTKKPYTPPSWATHLNPIPPNYFSLAHLPTPIHKWNLPNLPKNTQVWLKRDDLSGMQLSGNKVRKLEFLMADAVAQGADCIITIGGIQSNHCRATAVAARYLNLDCYLILRTSKAVVDQDPGLTGNLLVERLVGAHVELISKEEYGKIGSVALTNHLKEKLLNEGRKPYVIPVGGSNSLGTWGYIKAIAEIEHQLQTGTENIKFDDIVVACGSGGTIAGLSLGSLLSSLKAKVHAFSVCDDPNYFYDYVQGLLDGLEAGVDSRNIVDIINAKGLGYAINTAEELNFVKEIAAATGVILDPVYSGKAVYGLTKDMAENPKKWEGRKILFIHTGGLLGLYDKVQQIDSLVGNWNRMDVHESVPP, encoded by the exons ATGTCGTGCAGTCCATTGTTGTGTTCCTTCAGAATTCCTGCGATTCCAATCAGCAAGAAGAAGCCCATCTTCACCCACCAAAATAATCGCCTTCTCACTGTGTCACTCTTTTCTCACTCTCACTCTAACTCTCATCCTCAGCATCACACCCAATCAATGGAGGTCAACGACACCATCACCAACAATGCTTTGGGATTTGATTTTCTCACCAAGAAGCCCTATACCCCTCCTTCCTGGGCGACCCATCTCAACCCTATTCCTCCTAACTACTTCTCTCTCGCCCAT CTTCCAACTCCAATTCATAAATGGAATCTTCCTAATCTGCCCAAAAACACTCAAGTCTGGTTGAag CGTGATGACCTTTCGGGAATGCAATTGAGTGGTAACAAAGTCAGGAAGTTGGAATTCTTGATGGCAGATGCAGTAGCACAGGGTGCTGACTGTATCATAACAATAGGAGGTATCCAAAGCAACCACTGCCGTGCAACTGCTGTGGCTGCACGATACCTTAATCTGGACTGTTATCTTATACTACGCACCTCAAAG GCCGTTGTGGATCAAGATCCAGGATTGACAGGCAATCTTCTGGTTGAGCGTTTAGTTGGAGCTCATGTtgaattaatttcaaaagaAGAATATGGAAAAATAGGAAGTGTG GCTCTTACCAATCACCTAAAAGAAAAGTTGTTGAATGAAGGAAGGAAGCCATATGTCATTCCTGTCGGGGGATCAAACTCTTTAGGGACCTG GGGCTATATTAAAGCAATTGCAGAGATTGAGCACCAGCTTCAGACTGGGACTGAGAACATAAAATTTGATGACATCGTTGTAGCATGTGGCAG TGGCGGTACAATTGCTGGTCTATCATTGGGGTCATTGTTGAGTTCTTTGAAGGCAAAA GTCCATGCATTCTCTGTTTGTGATGATCCAAATTACTTCTATGACTATGTTCAAGGCTTACTTGATGGACTTGAAGCAGGTGTTGACTCCCGTAATATTGTTGACATTATAAAT GCCAAAGGTCTAGGCTACGCAATTAACACTGCTGAAGAGCTTAATTTTGTCAAGGAGATTGCTGCAGCCACTGGTGTTATTCTCGACCCTGTTTATAG TGGGAAAGCTGTTTATGGATTGACAAAAGACATGGCTGAGAATCCAAAGAAATGGGAAGGGAGAAAGATCCTCTTCATACATACAGGTGGCCTGCTAGGGTTGTATGACAAGGTTCAGCAGATTGATTCATTGGTAGGAAACTGGAACCGGATGGATGTGCATGAATCTGTTCCTCCGTAG
- the LOC107419592 gene encoding uncharacterized protein LOC107419592 isoform X1 → MMFKLRLDFLGTNLFHQTENLKHSQTRRSLMGVVSMHRSPPHRLAREEVAYCLIPFVVRLSYQKCENRSILGLLVTDGWLRRSYCNQNISEPDSGKLYTDFQSADTYPFLKSKCLQHWFKNWQERRKHRLTASTFAAAVGFRHGRRVQLWLEKIGAIETFSGNIPTFWSNVKEEEALERYKLITGNTVMFPEFQVYGNANKDPVDSWLGASPDGIVYGFPVDKDVYVLPAGGVLEIKCPFFRGDMANANPWLRIPIYYVPQAQGLMEILDRDWMDFYVWTPKGSSLFRMYRDEKYWNVLKMALSDFWWKHVQPAKKLCSKSVIMNPLTELHSLRPAARHELCSYIVYDSKRIVDSSKLLMREIDGKLQI, encoded by the exons ATGATGTTTAAATTGCGGTTGGACTTTTTGGGCACTAATCTTTTTCATCAGACAGAGAATCTGAAGCATTCACAAACAAGAAGAAGCTTAATGGGAGTAGTCTCTATGCATCGGAGCCCTCCTCACAGGCTTGCACG TGAAGAAGTTGCCTATTGCTTGATCCCCTTTGTTGTTCGGCTGTCATATCAAAAGTGTGAAAATAGATCAATTCTAGGTTTGCTTGTGACGGATGGTTGGTTAAGAAGGAGCTACTGCAACCAAAATATTTCAGAACCAGATTCTGGGAAGCTTTATACTGATTTTCAGTCTGCTGACACTTATCCTTTTCTTAAATCGAAATGTCTTCAGCACTGGTTCAAGAATTGGCAAGAACGCAGAAAGCATAGACTTACAGCAAGCACTTTTGCTGCAGCTGTTGGATTTCGGCATGGCAGAAGAGTCCAGCTCTGGTTGGAGAAGATTGGGGCAATTGAGACATTTTCTGGTAACATACCTACCTTTTGGAGCAatgtaaaagaagaagaagcacttGAAAGATACAAGCTGATAACTGGAAATACTGTTATGTTTCCGGAGTTTCAGGTCTATGGTAATGCTAATAAGGACCCTGTAGATAGTTGGCTTGGAGCTTCACCAGATGGGATAGTTTATGGATTCCCTGTAGACAAGGATGTTTATGTATTGCCTGCAGGAGGAGTGCTGGAGATTAAGTGTCCATTCTTCAGAGGAGATATGGCTAATGCTAATCCTTGGTTGCGGATCCCTATCTACTATGTTCCACAGGCGCAGGGTTTGATGGAAATATTGGACAGGGATTGGATGGATTTCTATGTTTGGACTCCTAAAGGAAGCAGCTTATTTCGGATGTATCGAGATGAAAAATACTGGAATGTACTGAAAATGGCACTCTCTGATTTCTGGTGGAAGCATGTCCAGCCTGCAAAGAAGTTGTGCAGTAAATCAGTGATCATGAATCCCCTTACTGAATTACATTCACTTAGGCCAGCAGCTAGACATGAGTTATGCAGTTACATTGTTTATGATAGCAAACGCATTGTTGACAGCTCCAAGTTGTTGATGCGAGAAATTGATGGAAAGCTGCAAATATGA
- the LOC107419592 gene encoding uncharacterized protein LOC107419592 isoform X2: MFCFYGGSEEVAYCLIPFVVRLSYQKCENRSILGLLVTDGWLRRSYCNQNISEPDSGKLYTDFQSADTYPFLKSKCLQHWFKNWQERRKHRLTASTFAAAVGFRHGRRVQLWLEKIGAIETFSGNIPTFWSNVKEEEALERYKLITGNTVMFPEFQVYGNANKDPVDSWLGASPDGIVYGFPVDKDVYVLPAGGVLEIKCPFFRGDMANANPWLRIPIYYVPQAQGLMEILDRDWMDFYVWTPKGSSLFRMYRDEKYWNVLKMALSDFWWKHVQPAKKLCSKSVIMNPLTELHSLRPAARHELCSYIVYDSKRIVDSSKLLMREIDGKLQI; the protein is encoded by the coding sequence ATGTTCTGTTTTTACGGGGGCAGTGAAGAAGTTGCCTATTGCTTGATCCCCTTTGTTGTTCGGCTGTCATATCAAAAGTGTGAAAATAGATCAATTCTAGGTTTGCTTGTGACGGATGGTTGGTTAAGAAGGAGCTACTGCAACCAAAATATTTCAGAACCAGATTCTGGGAAGCTTTATACTGATTTTCAGTCTGCTGACACTTATCCTTTTCTTAAATCGAAATGTCTTCAGCACTGGTTCAAGAATTGGCAAGAACGCAGAAAGCATAGACTTACAGCAAGCACTTTTGCTGCAGCTGTTGGATTTCGGCATGGCAGAAGAGTCCAGCTCTGGTTGGAGAAGATTGGGGCAATTGAGACATTTTCTGGTAACATACCTACCTTTTGGAGCAatgtaaaagaagaagaagcacttGAAAGATACAAGCTGATAACTGGAAATACTGTTATGTTTCCGGAGTTTCAGGTCTATGGTAATGCTAATAAGGACCCTGTAGATAGTTGGCTTGGAGCTTCACCAGATGGGATAGTTTATGGATTCCCTGTAGACAAGGATGTTTATGTATTGCCTGCAGGAGGAGTGCTGGAGATTAAGTGTCCATTCTTCAGAGGAGATATGGCTAATGCTAATCCTTGGTTGCGGATCCCTATCTACTATGTTCCACAGGCGCAGGGTTTGATGGAAATATTGGACAGGGATTGGATGGATTTCTATGTTTGGACTCCTAAAGGAAGCAGCTTATTTCGGATGTATCGAGATGAAAAATACTGGAATGTACTGAAAATGGCACTCTCTGATTTCTGGTGGAAGCATGTCCAGCCTGCAAAGAAGTTGTGCAGTAAATCAGTGATCATGAATCCCCTTACTGAATTACATTCACTTAGGCCAGCAGCTAGACATGAGTTATGCAGTTACATTGTTTATGATAGCAAACGCATTGTTGACAGCTCCAAGTTGTTGATGCGAGAAATTGATGGAAAGCTGCAAATATGA